The Platichthys flesus chromosome 8, fPlaFle2.1, whole genome shotgun sequence genome has a window encoding:
- the arhgef37 gene encoding rho guanine nucleotide exchange factor 37: MEVPRRRLPSFTLTLPKPASSALASFGALQKVTKKDSMPQEPDEASEKTESGEETFIPEAEDSDAFVEDPAETSGPVDTRSRISSQDSFTEERLAQDAEEVEKKSEEEEAAAKARAAQRQLMSIEELVQSERNYLRLLQVSTVTIRSNLQTLQPPLANLDSMFLYIDEVMDVSSRLLSLLDQKQVQPGDPQFLETLCASFLSLSSDIEAAYREYLANYNNVTMLENSYKQKEDVWNEIVDVIKASAPEVNATSLSFFLVMPVQRIARYPLLLQTIKKHTDPAHPAYAVLEHTAHTSIAINCRINEYKRFREVADKYKKTETLTIKDKINRLNSHSIAKKTARLSQQIKHEAGIVPKLVDEEFNVLEGFFHVLGHGILQLLENVETYLHHLQGFLACKTEEFDFDMDGEKLLICYKEITTALRQWILPTFEKRMRTLIHKPLCALRDLLVGPRNLIKKRLDKLLDYELIEAKSNLTYEEQAVANTYRTINTLLLNELPQFNAVALQMIWSMLGTYSCLHKDLASDMEQLFQSFTQQLPHSSFSPGAFWEWADTAVLEGARRLETLCRSVEETLNAPFVQPLSPSSQRRLKQLTDKHGSGKIYQVGGVVVGSRDLDLNLAKGELVAIISEMDTRGDKRRWLVDTGGRRGYAPSSKLIRYHQPSEDPPPSPHLTLPDGATGIRRHSYTPESRPLTVMSQPSFQVMAAYDFTARGSHEVSLRAGESVRVLEAHDKRGHPEWSLVEGRGGQRGYVPSNYLTITPLGTGPPGGFH, translated from the exons ATGGAGGTGCCCAGGAGGCGACTGCCTTCCTTCACGTTGACTCTCCCCAAACCAGCCTCATCTGCACTGGCTTCCTTTGGAGCTTTACAAAAAGTCACCAAGAAGGATTCAATGCCCCAGGAGCCAGATGAAGCCTCAGAGAAAACTGAATCTGGAGAAGAGACATTCATCCCAGAGGCTGAGGACTCGGATGCTTTTGTTGAAGATCCAGCTGAGACCTCGGGACCTGTAGATACAAGGTCAAGAATTTCCTCACAGGATAGCTTTACGGAGGAGAGGTTAGCACAGGATGCGGAAGAGGTCGAGAAGAaatctgaagaagaggaagcagcggCTAAGGCGAGAGCAGCCCAGAGACAACTGATGTCCATCGAGGAGCTGGTCCAATCTGAGAGGAATTATCTTCGACTGCTGCAAGTCAGCACAGTGACCATCAGGAGCAACCTGCAGACACTACAG CCTCCTCTAGCCAACCTGGACAGCATGTTTCTCTACATCGATGAGGTGATGGACGTGTCGAGTCGACTACTCAGCTTGTTGGACCAGAAGCAGGTTCAGCCGGGAGATCCTCAATTCCTGGAGACGCTCT GTGCTTCGTTCCTCAGCCTGTCTTCAGACATCGAAGCAGCCTATAGGGAATACTTGGCCAACTACAACAATGTCACCATGTTGGAAAACAGCTACAAACAGAAGGAGGACGTCTGGAATGAGATTGTCGATGTCATCAAGGCCTCAGC GCCTGAGGTGAATGCTACTTCTCTGAGTTTCTTCCTGGTGATGCCGGTGCAGCGGATCGCCCGCTACCCGCTCCTCCTGCAGACCATTAAGAAACACACCGACCCGGCTCACCCTGCGTACGCAGTCCTGGAGCACACGGCTCACACCTCCATCGCCATCAACTGTCGAATCAACGAGTACAAACGCTTCAGGGAAGTCG cTGACAAATACAAGAAAACCGAAACCTTAACCATCAAAGACAAGATCAACCGTCTCAACTCCCACAGCATCGCCAAGAAGACGGCGAGGCTCAGCCAGCAAATCAAACACGAGGCTGGAATAGTTCCTAAG ctggTTGATGAGGAGTTTAACGTCCTGGAAGGTTTCTTCCACGTCCTGGGCCACGggatcctgcagctgctggagaatgtGGAGACGTATCTGCACCATCTACAA ggtttCCTGGCCTGTAAAACGGAGGAGTTTGACTTCGACATGGacggagagaagctgctgatctGCTACAAAGAGATCACCACAGCGCTCAGACAGTGGATCCTTCCTACGTTT gagaagaggatgaggacgTTGATTCACAAACCGCTGTGTGCGCTCCGTGACCTCCTGGTGGGCCCGAGGAACCTGATCAAGAAGAGGCTGGACAAGCTGCTCGACTACGAACTGATCGAAGCCAAATCGAATCTGACCTACGAGGAGCAGGCGGTGGCCAACACCTACAg GACAATCAACACTTTGCTCCTCAACGAGCTTCCTCAGTTTAACGCTGTAGCTCTTCAGATGATCTGGAGCATGTTGGGGACGTACAGCTGTCTCCACAAAGACCTCGCCTCAGACATGGAGCAACTTTTCCAGAGCTTTACACAACAG CTGCCGCACAGCTCATTCAGCCCTGGTGCATTCTGGGAGTGGGCAGACACCGCGGTGTTGGAAGGGGCGAGGAGGCTTGAGACTCTGTGTCGAAGTGTCGAGGAAACACTCAACGCGCCTTTCGTCCAG CCTCTGAGCCCGTCCTCCCAGCGGCGCCTGAAGCAGCTGACGGATAAACACGGCTCTGGAAAGATCTACCAGGTGGGGGGAGTTGTTGTGGGAAGCCGCGACCTGGACCTGAACCTGGCCAAAGGGGAACTGGTGGCCATCATCAGCGAGATGGACACACGCGGAGACAAACGCCGATGGCTGGTGGACACAGGAG GCAGAAGAGGCTACGCTCCTTCCTCGAAGCTAATTCGCTATCACCAGCCATCAGAGGACCCGCCCCCCTCGCCACACCTGACCTTGCCCGATGGCGCGACGGGAATCAGAAGACACTCCTACACCCCCGAGAGCCGGCCGCTGACAGTCATGAGCCAGCCTAGCTTCCAg GTGATGGCAGCCTACGACTTCACGGCCAGAGGAAGCCATGAAGTCTCCCTCCGGGCCGGCGAGTCGGTCCGCGTCCTGGAGGCCCACGACAAGCGAGGGCACCCGGAGTGGAGCCTGGTCGAGGGGCGGGGGGGTCAGAGGGGCTACGTGCCCTCCAACTACCTCACCATCACGCCACTGGGGACGGGACCACCCGGGGGTTTCCACTGA